A section of the Deinococcus cellulosilyticus NBRC 106333 = KACC 11606 genome encodes:
- the rpmE gene encoding 50S ribosomal protein L31 — MKKNIHPKVVPCKIIYQGQVVMETYSTKPEIHVDVWSGVHPFWTGEDRFVDTEGRVDKFTKRFGDSYRNKKK, encoded by the coding sequence ATGAAGAAGAACATTCACCCCAAAGTCGTTCCCTGCAAGATCATCTACCAGGGTCAAGTTGTGATGGAAACCTACTCCACCAAGCCCGAAATTCACGTGGACGTGTGGAGTGGTGTGCACCCCTTCTGGACTGGCGAAGACCGCTTCGTCGATACCGAAGGTCGTGTGGACAAGTTCACCAAGCGCTTTGGTGACAGCTACCGCAACAAGAAGAAGTAA